One window of Chiloscyllium plagiosum isolate BGI_BamShark_2017 unplaced genomic scaffold, ASM401019v2 scaf_2890, whole genome shotgun sequence genomic DNA carries:
- the LOC122548265 gene encoding zinc finger protein 271-like, whose amino-acid sequence MEEKPFKCEVCDRTFARSLTLTNHRRIHTGEKPFKCEVCNKGFTQLSGLVKHRPIHTGDKPFRCEVCDKSFSQSSSLLVHQRIHTGEKPFRCDVCDKAFSTLAELRKHQRIHTGERPFTCEVCDKSFSQSSTFHTHQRIHTGEKPFKCEVCDKSFSRSGNLYAHQRIHTGEKPFTCEVCDKSFSRSWSLLLHKRIHMGK is encoded by the coding sequence ATGGAagagaaaccattcaagtgtgAGGTTTGTGATCGAACTTTTGCAAGGTCATTGACACTCACAAATCACCGacgcattcacactggggagaagccattcaaatGTGAGGTTTGTAACAAGGGCTTCACACAGTTGTCAGGCCTGGTGAAACACAGGCCCATTCACACAGGAGACAAACCATTCAGATGTGAGGTTTGTGACAAATCTTTCTCACAGTCATCCAGCCTCCTTGTACACCAACGCATTCAtactggagagaaaccattcagaTGTGACGTGTGTGATAAAGCGTTTTCAACATTGGCAGAACTTCGAAAACACCAAcgaattcacacaggggagagaccattcacgtgtgaggtgtgtgacaaatcgTTCTCTCAGTCGTCTACCTTCCATacacaccaacgcattcacactgGTGAGAAACCGTTCAAGTGTGAGGTGTGTGATAAATCATTTTCGCGATCAGGGAACCTCTATgcacaccaacgcattcacacaggggagaaaccatttacTTGTGAGgtttgtgacaaatcattctcaaggtcatggagccttctcctccataAAAGAATCCATATGGGGAAGTAA